One Cryptomeria japonica chromosome 9, Sugi_1.0, whole genome shotgun sequence genomic window carries:
- the LOC131061012 gene encoding vesicle-associated protein 4-1, producing MATYDHVPRQHQQHHHGGSKAWNFCPMPWWNNINTNSNNHNGNWASADRIPSNTQQYYDDRLPNTKQQSFAAIAKASLLTRRRLRFDPDGKLYFIYEPGKQVSSAVRIKNVSRSYVAFKFQTNAPKSCFMRPPNGILAPKESILATVMKFVEQPEHPQEKKTKDKFKIVSLKVKEGIEYTPELFEEHKELVTVERVLQVVFLDPQRPCLELEKLNKRLAEAEALNQARKKPQDDNTPKPAAPAEGVLDEWKERREKYLARQQVELADSV from the exons ATGGCCACATATGACCACGTCCCAAGGCAGCACCAGCAGCATCATCATGGGGGCTCCAAGGCCTGGAACTTCTGCCCCATGCCCTGGTGGAATAATATCAACACTAACAGTAACAATCATAATGGCAACTGGGCTTCTGCGGATCGAATCCCCAGTAACACCCAACAGTATTATGACGACCGTCTACCTAATACAAAACAACAGTCTTTTGCAGCCATTGCTAAGGCCTCTCTTCTTACAAGGAGACGCCTGCGGTTCGATCCTGACGGCAAACTTTACTTCATTT ATGAACCAGGGAAACAAGTTTCCAGTGCTGTGAGGATCAAGAATGTTAGCAGATCATATGTTGCATTCAAG TTCCAGACAAATGCTCCCAAAAGTTGTTTTATGAGGCCTCCAAATGGCATTCTAGCTCCAAAAGAGTCAATTTTAGCAACGG TTATGAAGTTTGTTGAGCAGCCAGAGCATCCTCAAGAAAAGAAGACTAAGGACAAATTTAAGATTGTCAGTTTGAAAGTCAAGGAGGGGATCGAGTACACTCCAGAACTG TTTGAGGAGCACAAGGAACTAGTGACCGTTGAAAGAGTTTTGCAAGTAGTGTTTTTGGATCCACAACGCCCTTGTCTG GAGCTGGAAAAGTTAAATAAACGGCTTGCAGAAGCTGAAGCTCTCAACCAAGCACGAAAGAAGCCTCAGGATGACAACACTCCAAAGCCAGCAGCTCCTGCAGAAGGAGTTCTTGATGAATGG AAAGAGCGCAGGGAGAAATATCTAGCCAGGCAACAAGTGGAATTAGCAGATTCTGTATGA